One Canis lupus baileyi chromosome 1, mCanLup2.hap1, whole genome shotgun sequence genomic window, GACTAAGATAATTAGAAGCAGTGATGAATGACATTTGCAGCGATCCTATGTAAAATGAAACACTGCGGGGGTCCTCACCTGGGTAGGCTGCCTGCACTGATCATGGGAGTAAATGCTAAATTTTCATTAGCGGTGagtgaaataaagacatgaaCTTTTCCCATCTGAAGGCCCCGATATGTTCTCTCCGCAGCCTCCTTAGGTATTCACAAAATGGAGTTTTGTGGGATGTTAATAGGTATTAGGATTTAAAACAGCTCTGTGGTTAGAGACACTTGGAACATGCTCTGTTGAACAAAGTAAAACAAGTTCCTTTATTGCAGAACTTTTAAGATCCTTCAGATCTATTCTAAATCTCCAAGGGGCCATTTTCAAACCATTGCACCAAGTAACTCTTGAGAGGAGCGCATCCCGAAGGCAGAAGCACTTCAGGAATACCCCGATAACGAGGGCCAGCCGCAGGTTCCCGGTGCCGGGCAGCCGAGCCCAGCCCGGCTGGAAGCACAGGCTGGAAGGGCTCCCCGCTGCCTGCCTGGGGCACCTCAGCCCTGAGCCGAGGGTGTCCAGAACTCGGGTGGATTGTAGACCCGGCCCTTCCCAGGATGCGCTGCCTCTGCCTCGGGGGTCCTGCAGACCCGAGAGCCTGCAGCTGTCAGGAGTGGCCTCGGGAGTCACTTCGGATTCTTGAGGAGAGGGTTGCCAAACCGCCCGCAGACCCTGCCCCTACCCAGTCTGCCTTTTGGGTCCTATTCCCCACTTCATCACCTTTCAACACTTGTCTCACAGTCTCCAGGGAAACAAAGACCCATCCTTCTCATGGGGGCTGTAcatgtttggctttttaaaaaaaatttaattaaaaaatttttttattactcttCTTTCTCAAAGGGAAGTGCATTGTTTACTTACAGCAAGGACACAAGGTTCAATACTACATGCCCCTTCCctgccaggtactgtgctgagAGCTTCATTCCTGCCCAGGCCTTGGAGACAATGCTACAGGTTCTGAATCACAGTCTCTTTGAGGAGACAGCAGGCAATGGCTGACTTCTGCAGGTCTGGGCCTGGTTGGCTGGTGTGGACTATGTAGCTCTGGGATTAGTGGCTGACACTGGAATCTGGGAGATTTCTTTGACAGCCTTCActgatttttgtctcctttggTGGGAAAGGATGGGATGGAGCAAGGAGACGGAACTGGGCAATTTGAGGAACGTGGAGTGTGGGGACATCACTGTGTAGACCGTCAGCCTGCCTCCTTGAGAGGACCAACTCCTGTCTCTTTCTAGAGCACACCATCTTTCTTTTGAATGATCAAAGAAACCATTCAAGAGTGAAATGAAGGGCTCCTTATCTCCCTACAGGATCTGAGCTCAATATTGTGAAATGAGAGGGCGATAATTGACCAATCACATATCAAATGAATACACCGGACCTTCACCTATCACCAGCAATTTCATGCCATAATTGACAATAAACCGCTGCTTTTGAAAATACTTCTGCAATAGCATCAGTGCTGCTATTGTTTTTTGgggattgtatttttttatttcagaaaatgcgATCTCCTTTCAACCACCTCAAGCTCACCCTGCCAACTCAATGCTTTCACATACTCCCAGATTTTCAATCTCCACTTCCTGGTTTTTGCTTGTTTGACGTTTGAAGATATTGAAGGGTAAGGCAGCATATCCactactcaaaaaatattttcttatcattGATATGTACCAGATACATAAGCTAAATAAGTTGGCACATGTTTTTATATCTACATGTTTTCCATTAAACATGTAGTTTCTTACATACGCATCAGAAAAGTGACTTGAAGCTCTTTTATTATATAGTTTCATTTGAAAGAACTTCTTATTCCCCCCCCACCAAGACCAGTCCTTTaaagttgtttatttgttttgcaaTCATTCATTTACTGAATGTGTACTCTCAGCCAGGCACTGTATTAGGCATTCAAATACAGACAGATGCTTCATGCAGTCCTGCTTTGAGAACAGAACAACAGAATAATTTCTGTGTTATTAAATAATAGTTTAATCCAGGAGtttaggaagaaaagaagattaaaatacAAGATTAAATAATTTAGTGATCCCAAAGAGATCATCTGAGGAAAGGGacattaaatttttagaaattattgcATAATCTTATTTTGACCAAGATGACTGAAACTAAAGTTAAAGCAGTATTTATTGCCCTTACTTGAATGTGTGCCCAATTATGTagtatatttaagaatattaaatgtgggtgcacctgagtggctcagttggtgaagcatctgcctttggctcaggttatgatcttgcagagtcctgggatggagacctgagtcccagctccctgcttagtggggagcctgcttctccctctccccttcaccactgctcatgctctctctcaatctctctctctcaaataaataaaattcaaaaaaagaatattaaatatgtatacagATATAGTAGAATCAAAGCCATACATTTTCATTAAAACCATGGCTAAGAATTTGAACATGACTATGGActtctttgtgtgtttgtgtgtgcatgtgtgtatttgttGAGATAGCTGTACATAAGCTTCAATAAATCTGAATTTAAGGTTTAGGCTTTTATCCAGGAAATGTATCACAAAGACTCTGGAGAAAAAGCCAGTTgataatttaatgaaaaatttggaAGCTCCAATGAAAACTAAGCCTAAGCTATGTGCTACCAGAGGTTTTTCTAAATTCTTCAGAGCTTACTTTAGCTTCAGGTATTTAAAAGTCAACCCTGTTTTGATTTAAAGGTTTAAACAGCTTAGAGTTTTCTAACAGAGATTTAAAGAATTTGAAGAAGGGCAGGCCAGTTAATCCTAAATGTGAATTCAGTTGAAATACTGATTCAGggtttaaaaaatcataatagttGGCAGAAATGGGAAGCACTCTCTTCACGTGATCTACCTTTGATGTTTAAACTAatcttcaaatgcttttttggaCACCAAAGACAAAGGTtgaccactgagctacctgggcaccTCTGCTGAGTAAAATCAAAATATGCACACAGCCTTTGTGATCCTGGACCCGGCTCCCATATCCGTTTCACATTATCTGCTGGCTTGTTTCTTCTCAAGAAACAAGGATGGGCTCCGGTTCTATCAAGTTATGGGATGGGGGCCATAAAGCTCTGGTGAGTGGAATAACATGCTGGGCAAGATTGTGAATCAGGACACTGAGGGAGACATGCTCAAAGCCAACAGTGAAATAACTCTCAGTTTCTTGGTACAGTTAGGATGGAGTCTGAAGTAGTCACTCTTGGGGTTTAGAATTTAAACTCTGGGTAAGAAAGGGAGGGCATCTTGGAGGTTCCTGTAATGTAATGGGAAGGACTCTGCACAGTGAGGTCTAGAAAGCTGGGTCCATCCTACCAAAGACCTTGATGGGACAGTTATAACTGGCAGTGgattggaaaggaaggagaggggggGCTCTTGGAAATCATGGCATtagctttcctctttcccttccagcACCCACTGTTGGGACACTGGTCGTGGCTTCACCATTGCTGGTTGGAGTGTTCTGAAGCAAGTCATTGCCCTTTTCAGCCTCAGTATTCTCTGCTACACAGTGGGAATAATCCCACATGCCTGGTGCAATGCGAGGTGTTGCTTGTAGAGTCATATTCAACCATGTAGAGTAAGTAGCATACTTGTAATGACGTGAAACATATTTTAGGGGATCCcaaggtgactcagcagtttagcgcctacctttggaactttctctctctgtctctctgtgtctcttataaataaataaataaaatctttttttaaaaaaagaaacatgttttaggcatgtgtgtgtgtgtgtgtgtgtgtgtgtgaaagattTTCCAGGCtcctatatttgtttatttttaaccttGATTCTCTGCTATATTTACTGTACAtcctcctttttatttcatttaattttttaaatgaagattgtatatatttaaagtgcacgATGTGATGATTccatgtacatatacataatgAAAAGATCACTGCGTTTCTTTTCGCATGGCTACCATTTTGTATGCATGTGGTAAGAGCAGCTGAAatctactcttagcaaatttccagtATTCAATATTAGCTGTATTATtaactgtattattattaattctaaCTGTATTGTTAACTGTATCTATACTCATCAGGCTGTACACTAGATCTCTAGACTTACTCATCCTATGTAACTGTAACTTTTTTACACTTTACCAACATCTTCCTATTTACTCCACCTCCTACTCCTGGTAACTACatctatttatttacctttttcaaGTTTCTGCATGTAAGTGAGAACATTCagggatttttctttctgtgcctggcttatttcacttagcaatgaCCTCGacgttcatccatgttgttgcaaatggcaggatctttcttaagactgaaaaatattccattgtatgtatagacaacatttcctttttccattaattCTTTGACAATTAGGTTGTTTATGTATCTTGGtgactgtgaataatgctgcagtgagcatgCAGGCACAGATATCTCTCCCAGGTACTAATTTCACTTCCTTTGGTTATAGGCCCGAAAGAGAGATTTCTGGGTCACAATGTAtttctatgttaatttttttgaaattcatactgttttccataatggctgtactaATTTATATTCTCATCAACACAGTacaagagtttctttttctccatactTTTGCCAAcactgatgtttcttttttttttgataatagacaACCTAACAGCTGTGAGGTGATACTTcgttgcagttttgatttgcatttccctgatgagcagtgatgttgaacaccttttcagaCACCTGTTGACTATTTttatgacttctttggaaaaatgtctattaggGTTCTCTGCcctcttttaaatcttttttttctattgttatatAGTTGTACgagtttgttatatattttggatattaactcatcagatatataatttgcaaatattttctctcaatccttaggtcactttttcattttttttttctttttctttgtggaagctttttactttgatgagtcaacttgtttatttttgcttttgttggtgGAATTTTTGGTGCCACAAACAAAAAATCATTGCTGAGGCCAAAGTCAAAAagctttttctctatgttttcttctaggagttatGCTTTTAGGTCCTATGTATATGTCTTTaagtcattttgagtttatttttgtgtatggtataagataaaGGTCCAGTTCATCCTTTTCAATGTGGATacccagtttttccaacactatttATGGAAGTgattatcctttctccattgagtattcttggatCCTCTGTCAAATACTTGTTGACTGTATGCGCAGGGGTTTATTTTGGGGCTCTTTCTTCTATCCCATTGGTCTGTGGGGcctatttttatgtcagtaccacactgctttgattactatagttttacaaaataattttaaattaggaCTGTGTTGCTTTTAactctgttcttctttctcaagattgctttgactgttcagggtcttttgtagttccattagaattttagaattaggtCGGGCGGTTTGAACGAGACGAAGACGGAATCGAAGCCGGGCACAGGCAGTGGACGCGGTCCCGCAGAGAGCCGAAGATGGCAGTGAACGTATACTCAACGTCCGTCACCAGTGATAACCTAAGTCGACATGATATGCTGGCCTGGATCAATGAGTCTCTGCAGCTGAATCTGACAAAGATTGAACAGTTGTGCTCAGGGGCTGCCTATTGTCAGTTTATGGACATGCTATTCCCTGGCTCCATTGccttgaagaaagtgaaattccaGGCTAAACTAGAGCATGAATACATCCAGAACTTCGAAATACTACAAGCAGGTTTTAAGAGAATGGGTGTTGACAAAATAATTCCTGTGGACAAATTAGTAAAAGGAAAGTTTCAGGACAATTTTGAATTTGTTCAGTGGTTCAAGAAGTTTTTTGATGCAAACTATGATGGAAAAGACTATGACCCTGTAGCTGCCAGACAAGGTCAAGAAACTGCAGTGGCTCCCTCCCTTGTTGCTCCAGCTCTGAACAAACCGAAGAAACCTCTTAGCTCTAGCAGTGCAGCTCCACAGAGGCCCATTGCAACACAGAGAACTACTGCAACCCCTAAGGCTGGCCCGGGTGTGGTGCGAAAGAATCCTGGTGTGGGCAACGGGGATGATGAAGCAGCTGAATTGATGCAGCAGGTCAATGTATTGAAACTTACCGTCGAAgacttggagaaagagagagatttctaCTTTGGAAAGCTAAGAAACATTGAATTGATTTGCCAGGAGAACGAAGGGGAAAACAACCCTGTATTGCAGAGGATCGTGGACATTCTCTATGCCACAGATGAAGGCTTTGTGATACCTGATGAAGGGGGCCCACAGGAGGAACAAGAAGAGTATTAACAGCCTGGACCAGCAAAGCAACATCCGAATTCTTCACTCCAAATCATGTGCTTAACTGTAAAATATCCCCTTTTATTATTCTTAGAGGACTCACTGGTTTCTTTTCATGAGCAAACAGTACCTCTTCTTAAAGTGCACTTTGCAGAAGTTTCACCCCTTTTCCAATGAGTTTGAGTTAGGAGCTTTTACCCTGTAGCAGAGCAGTATTAACATCTAGTTGGGTCACCTGGGGAACAGAGAGGCTGACCATGGGGCTCACTGTGTGGATGCTGGTAACACTCACTGCTGGAGAAGGTGCTTTTATGTCATACACTGAGGTGGAGTCCTCAGTAGAGAAATGTAAAG contains:
- the LOC140630251 gene encoding microtubule-associated protein RP/EB family member 1 codes for the protein MAVNVYSTSVTSDNLSRHDMLAWINESLQLNLTKIEQLCSGAAYCQFMDMLFPGSIALKKVKFQAKLEHEYIQNFEILQAGFKRMGVDKIIPVDKLVKGKFQDNFEFVQWFKKFFDANYDGKDYDPVAARQGQETAVAPSLVAPALNKPKKPLSSSSAAPQRPIATQRTTATPKAGPGVVRKNPGVGNGDDEAAELMQQVNVLKLTVEDLEKERDFYFGKLRNIELICQENEGENNPVLQRIVDILYATDEGFVIPDEGGPQEEQEEY